A single genomic interval of Lacrimispora sphenoides JCM 1415 harbors:
- a CDS encoding DUF3048 domain-containing protein — protein MMKKVWLGFAGVMLSAAFLSGCGKKYEKVWIPDQSVETGQAETKEIKINSSESADDGTEANSGEYYTFEERTEKDGKIRSYLTGEMVDSAIGNRRPVAVMMSNDKEALPQYGINRAGVVYEAPAEGGMNRYMAILENYDDLDRIGSVRSCRTYYTYFAREFDAIYAHYGQSTFAKPYLANVDNINGLNGIGTVAYFRTKDRKTPHNAYTSGERLNKSILQLGYSESYDPSYRGHYRFAKDGRKVTLEGANGVGDAYKVYPGYVFNKPWFEYHEEDGLYYRFQYGAPHKGNEGQIKVKNIILQYCPSAHYATTEYLNINVQDDSYGCYVTEGRSIPIKWSKDGEFGPTHYYDMENNEIILNQGKTWVCIISAQDSPNVKLYGKE, from the coding sequence ATGATGAAAAAGGTATGGTTGGGATTCGCTGGCGTCATGCTGTCTGCCGCTTTTTTATCCGGCTGCGGTAAAAAATATGAAAAGGTATGGATTCCGGATCAATCGGTGGAAACCGGCCAGGCGGAAACAAAAGAAATTAAAATAAACAGCAGTGAGTCAGCAGACGATGGGACAGAAGCGAATTCCGGTGAATACTATACCTTTGAAGAACGTACCGAAAAAGATGGTAAGATACGCAGCTACCTTACGGGGGAGATGGTGGATTCCGCTATCGGAAACCGGAGGCCGGTGGCAGTGATGATGAGCAATGACAAAGAAGCTCTTCCTCAATACGGAATCAACCGTGCCGGAGTGGTCTATGAAGCACCGGCAGAAGGTGGGATGAACCGTTATATGGCTATTTTGGAAAATTATGATGATCTGGACCGGATCGGCTCCGTCAGGAGCTGCCGCACCTATTATACATATTTTGCCCGCGAGTTTGATGCGATCTATGCTCATTACGGGCAGAGCACCTTTGCAAAGCCTTATCTGGCCAATGTGGATAACATCAACGGGCTTAACGGCATCGGTACGGTGGCATATTTCCGTACCAAAGACCGGAAAACTCCCCACAATGCATATACCAGCGGAGAAAGGTTAAACAAATCCATCCTTCAGTTGGGATACTCAGAAAGCTACGACCCGTCCTACCGCGGTCATTACCGTTTTGCGAAAGATGGAAGGAAGGTGACTCTTGAAGGAGCAAATGGCGTGGGCGATGCCTATAAGGTCTATCCAGGCTATGTGTTCAACAAGCCGTGGTTTGAGTACCATGAAGAGGACGGGCTTTATTACCGGTTTCAGTACGGGGCTCCCCACAAGGGAAATGAAGGCCAGATCAAGGTTAAGAATATCATCCTTCAGTACTGTCCTTCCGCCCATTATGCAACGACAGAATATTTAAACATCAACGTACAGGATGACTCTTATGGCTGTTACGTGACAGAAGGCCGTTCCATCCCCATTAAATGGAGCAAAGACGGAGAATTCGGCCCAACACATTATTACGACATGGAGAATAACGAGATTATCCTGAACCAGGGAAAAACCTGGGTATGCATTATTTCCGCACAGGATTCTCCCAATGTAAAGTTATATGGAAAAGAATAG
- a CDS encoding NAD(P)/FAD-dependent oxidoreductase encodes MKQQVFIVGAGASGLAAAIQAARQGASVTVLEHTAKPGKKLLSTGNGKCNLTNRMTPDGAYRGGQQEFIKKVLDHITVEQTLEFFQDLGLVLTDRNGYVYPNTGQAVSVLEALLFELNHLGVSIITDCQVEEIRKDLTLMTSKGKKKADAIILAAGSMAAPKTGSDGSGYQLARALGHRIIKPLPALVQLKCREKWYKQAAGVRTEASVTLKIDGKTAAEDRGELQFTDYGISGIPVFQVSRFAAGGIDAGRQVTAELDLLPSMDFNSTRQLLSERATRFRYRPAEEFLNGVLNHKLARILLKEAGIPEKGFVKDITTLQIKKLASALKGLKTEIIATNSFDQAQVCSGGIDTRDVDPNTMESKLMNGLYLAGEILDVDGICGGYNLQWAWSCGILAGTSAGKAVLRGRNEERNDQN; translated from the coding sequence ATGAAACAACAGGTATTCATCGTAGGAGCAGGAGCTTCCGGTCTGGCAGCGGCTATCCAGGCAGCCAGACAGGGTGCTTCTGTTACCGTTTTAGAACATACAGCCAAACCGGGAAAAAAACTTCTTTCCACCGGTAATGGGAAATGCAATTTAACCAATCGAATGACCCCTGATGGCGCTTACCGGGGAGGTCAGCAGGAGTTTATTAAAAAAGTGCTGGATCACATAACGGTGGAACAGACATTGGAATTTTTCCAGGACCTGGGTCTTGTACTTACAGACCGGAATGGATATGTCTATCCCAATACCGGACAAGCTGTCTCCGTTTTAGAAGCGCTACTTTTTGAACTTAACCATCTGGGCGTTTCCATCATCACTGACTGTCAGGTTGAGGAGATAAGGAAGGATTTAACCCTGATGACTTCCAAAGGAAAGAAAAAGGCAGATGCCATCATATTAGCGGCAGGTTCCATGGCGGCACCAAAAACAGGATCCGATGGAAGCGGTTATCAGCTGGCGAGGGCTTTGGGGCACCGCATTATTAAGCCGCTGCCTGCTTTGGTACAGCTAAAGTGCAGGGAAAAGTGGTACAAACAGGCAGCCGGTGTCAGGACAGAGGCTTCTGTGACGCTCAAAATAGACGGAAAAACTGCAGCAGAAGACCGCGGGGAACTTCAGTTCACGGATTATGGAATCTCCGGCATTCCGGTTTTCCAGGTCAGCCGTTTTGCTGCCGGGGGAATCGATGCAGGCCGGCAGGTGACGGCAGAGCTGGATTTATTACCTTCCATGGATTTTAACAGTACCAGACAGCTTCTTTCGGAAAGGGCAACGCGCTTTCGTTACCGGCCGGCGGAAGAATTTTTAAATGGCGTATTAAATCACAAGCTTGCCCGGATTCTTTTAAAGGAAGCCGGGATCCCAGAGAAAGGCTTTGTTAAAGATATCACAACCCTGCAGATTAAAAAGCTGGCCTCTGCTTTAAAGGGACTTAAAACAGAAATCATAGCCACTAATTCCTTTGATCAGGCTCAGGTGTGCAGCGGAGGCATTGATACCAGGGATGTGGACCCTAATACCATGGAGTCAAAACTAATGAACGGACTTTACCTGGCTGGGGAAATTCTTGACGTGGACGGCATCTGCGGAGGTTATAACCTTCAGTGGGCGTGGTCTTGCGGCATACTGGCAGGTACTAGTGCAGGAAAGGCTGTCCTTCGGGGCAGGAATGAGGAACGTAATGATCAGAATTAA
- a CDS encoding putative polysaccharide biosynthesis protein translates to MEKNRTSKKQVKRGSSNFLIQGVILAVAGIIVRIIGMFYRIPLADILGNEGNGYYSSAYSIYSLLLIVSSYSLPTAVSKMIATRLARKEYCNSIRVLKVSLFYGTVVGGLGAAVLWFGADLFASHFLKMPYTFYALKTLAPTIWVIAYLGVFRGYFQGIGTMLPTAISQVLEQIVNAIISVYAASRLFQAGLKSNLVHGSTEYSFALGAAGGTIGTGAGAVAALLFLLFILLSYRPIMRKQARRDRTRRRESYGELSGVLFMTVFPIVLSSVAYNISTVIDNSIYGNGMTAMGMGASEIASNWGVIGKYQLLFNIPVAIANSLSSALIPSLSRAMAEGQRGQLKSKVSMVIRFSMLIAIPATVGLTVLAGPICNLLFSRNDNSSLIKMMMYGSVAVMFFSLSTVTNGVLQGINRMQTPLKNAIISLILHVIILCIMLFGFRMGIYSVVYSNILFALTMCILNGAAINRFLNYRQEIKKTFIIPILASGVMGAAAYGTYFLVHLTLKRNVFSVLAAIAIAVVVYGILLLKLRCVDEAELLSVPGGKKLVRIARKFHLL, encoded by the coding sequence ATGGAAAAGAATAGGACAAGTAAAAAACAGGTAAAAAGGGGATCTTCCAATTTCCTGATCCAGGGAGTTATCCTTGCGGTGGCAGGCATCATCGTACGGATCATTGGAATGTTTTACCGCATCCCTTTGGCGGATATTTTAGGGAATGAAGGAAATGGATATTATAGCTCTGCCTATTCCATTTATTCCCTCCTTTTGATTGTATCATCTTACAGCCTGCCTACGGCAGTATCAAAGATGATTGCCACAAGGCTGGCGAGAAAGGAGTACTGCAATTCCATAAGGGTGTTAAAGGTTTCCCTGTTTTACGGTACGGTTGTAGGAGGACTGGGAGCTGCTGTGCTTTGGTTTGGAGCGGATCTGTTTGCCAGCCATTTTTTAAAGATGCCTTATACCTTTTATGCCTTAAAGACACTTGCCCCCACCATTTGGGTGATTGCCTATCTGGGCGTATTTCGGGGCTATTTCCAGGGGATTGGGACCATGCTTCCAACAGCCATATCCCAGGTACTTGAACAGATCGTCAATGCAATTATTAGTGTATACGCAGCTTCCAGGCTGTTTCAGGCAGGGCTTAAGTCCAATCTGGTTCACGGATCAACGGAATACTCCTTTGCTCTTGGAGCAGCGGGAGGAACGATTGGTACAGGAGCAGGAGCTGTGGCTGCCCTGCTGTTTCTCCTGTTTATTTTATTGAGCTACAGGCCAATTATGAGAAAACAGGCAAGAAGGGACAGGACAAGGCGTCGGGAATCCTATGGAGAACTTTCCGGCGTTCTTTTCATGACAGTCTTTCCCATTGTTTTAAGCAGCGTGGCTTATAACATCAGTACAGTGATTGACAACAGCATCTATGGAAACGGCATGACGGCTATGGGCATGGGCGCTTCGGAGATTGCTTCCAACTGGGGCGTAATCGGGAAGTACCAGCTTCTCTTTAACATTCCGGTGGCAATTGCCAATTCCCTTTCCTCCGCCCTTATCCCATCCCTTTCAAGAGCAATGGCAGAAGGTCAGAGAGGACAGTTAAAAAGCAAGGTTTCCATGGTGATTCGTTTTTCCATGCTCATCGCCATACCGGCTACGGTCGGCCTTACCGTACTGGCAGGACCTATCTGCAACCTGTTATTCAGTAGGAATGACAACTCGTCTCTTATTAAGATGATGATGTACGGATCTGTGGCAGTCATGTTTTTCTCCCTTTCCACAGTGACCAATGGAGTATTACAGGGGATCAACCGGATGCAGACCCCTTTAAAGAATGCGATCATTTCCCTGATCCTTCATGTAATCATCCTGTGTATCATGCTTTTCGGATTCCGGATGGGAATCTACAGCGTGGTTTACTCCAACATCCTATTTGCCCTTACCATGTGTATCTTAAACGGAGCCGCAATCAATCGATTTTTAAATTACAGGCAGGAAATCAAGAAAACATTTATTATTCCTATCCTTGCATCGGGAGTTATGGGAGCGGCTGCTTACGGCACCTATTTCCTTGTGCATCTGACCTTAAAGCGTAATGTATTCAGTGTTCTTGCCGCTATAGCGATAGCTGTGGTGGTTTATGGAATTCTTCTTTTAAAATTGCGCTGTGTAGATGAAGCAGAGCTTTTAAGCGTTCCCGGAGGGAAGAAGCTGGTGCGCATTGCAAGAAAATTCCATCTTTTGTGA